The following coding sequences are from one Nicotiana tabacum cultivar K326 chromosome 1, ASM71507v2, whole genome shotgun sequence window:
- the LOC107791858 gene encoding uncharacterized protein LOC107791858 — protein sequence MANLYVTAVPTTDLNRNTEWFTYPGVWTTYILILFFSWLVVLSVFGCSPGMAWTIVHLSHFLVTYQCFHWKKGTPFSDDQGIYNRLTWWEQIDNGKQLTRNRKFLTVVPVVLYLIASHTTDYQHPMLFFNTVAVFILVVAKFPNMHKVRIFGINADQ from the exons ATGGCGAATTTGTACGTAACGGCGGTGCCGACGACGGATCTGAATCGGAACACCGAGTGGTTCACGTATCCAGGTGTATGGACTACGTACATCCTGATTCTATTCTTTTCATGGCTCGTTGTTCTCTCCGTCTTTGGTTGCTCTCCTGGCATGGCTTGGACCATTGttcatctctctcattttctc GTCACATATCAATGTTTTCACTGGAAGAAGGGAACACCATTTTCTGATGACCAAGGTATCTACAATAGATTGACTTGGTGGGAGCAGATAGATAATGGGAAGCAGCTTACTCGCAACAGGAAGTTTCTAACAGTTGTCCCTGTGGTGCT GTACTTGATAGCCTCTCATACAACTGATTATCAACACCCAATGTTGTTCTTCAACACAGTCGCAGTTTTTATACTGGTTGTTGCCAAATTTCCAAATATGCACAAGGTTCGTATTTTCGGGATCAATGCAGATCAATGA